The Paenibacillus sophorae genome has a segment encoding these proteins:
- a CDS encoding cobyrinate a,c-diamide synthase codes for MSGNRNRIVIAGTGSGAGKTTVTIGLMAALKRRGLQVQGFKCGPDYIDPTYHTAVTGRASRNLDTWMLSHDIMREIFLRASEGADVSVIEGVMGLYDGKDPLSNTGSTAEISALLESPVILVVNAQSMARSAAAVVLGYQKLDESIRIAGVIVNKCGSRGHYQLVKSAIEQECGIPVVGWMGRDDRLSIPERHLGLVPAIERGELDGLFDRVGDLVEGGVDIESVLSLAGTAPSLAWPKERLFSGGPRPNPGPTIAVARDAAFNFYYRENLELLEQYGARLVYFSPLAGDTVPGDADGVYLGGGFPEEFAAGLAANERVKRDLQARVQEGLPVFAECGGYMYLTRSITDRAGETHAMVGLIPADVAMQDKLAALGYREATALRDCLLMEAGEAIRGHEFHYSKLTADQEDYPYVYQTKGLRGTGFEGYLSDNVMAGYTHLHFASNPKVAERFIQRCLHYSRKRGEASGTA; via the coding sequence ATGAGCGGGAACCGAAACCGGATCGTCATTGCGGGCACGGGCAGCGGCGCCGGTAAAACGACGGTAACGATTGGGTTAATGGCCGCACTGAAGCGCCGGGGTCTTCAGGTTCAGGGCTTCAAATGCGGCCCGGATTACATCGATCCGACCTATCATACCGCCGTAACGGGCAGGGCGTCGCGCAACCTGGATACCTGGATGCTGTCTCATGATATCATGCGTGAAATATTTCTCAGAGCTTCCGAAGGAGCCGATGTCTCCGTTATCGAGGGAGTCATGGGACTGTACGACGGGAAGGACCCGTTGTCCAACACCGGTTCGACGGCGGAGATTTCCGCCTTGCTGGAGAGTCCGGTCATTCTCGTTGTGAACGCGCAGAGCATGGCCCGCAGCGCGGCTGCTGTCGTGCTGGGATACCAGAAGCTGGATGAAAGCATCCGCATCGCCGGTGTAATCGTCAACAAGTGCGGAAGCCGAGGGCATTATCAGCTCGTCAAATCCGCGATTGAACAGGAATGCGGCATTCCCGTTGTCGGCTGGATGGGGCGGGACGACAGGCTAAGCATTCCCGAGCGCCATCTCGGTCTCGTTCCGGCCATTGAACGGGGAGAGCTGGACGGTTTGTTTGACCGGGTGGGCGATCTGGTCGAAGGCGGCGTGGATATCGAGTCGGTATTATCCTTGGCGGGTACGGCCCCTTCGCTTGCATGGCCGAAGGAACGGCTGTTCAGCGGCGGGCCGCGCCCGAACCCTGGGCCGACGATTGCCGTCGCCCGGGACGCGGCGTTCAACTTCTACTACCGTGAGAACCTGGAACTGCTTGAGCAATATGGCGCCAGACTGGTGTATTTCAGTCCCCTGGCGGGCGATACCGTGCCGGGCGATGCGGACGGTGTATATCTCGGCGGCGGATTCCCCGAGGAGTTTGCAGCCGGTCTTGCGGCGAATGAGCGGGTGAAGCGGGATTTGCAAGCCCGCGTTCAGGAAGGGCTGCCGGTCTTTGCCGAGTGCGGAGGGTATATGTATCTTACTCGTTCGATTACCGACCGCGCCGGAGAAACCCATGCCATGGTCGGACTTATCCCTGCGGATGTTGCCATGCAGGATAAGCTCGCTGCTCTGGGCTACCGTGAGGCCACGGCGCTCCGGGACTGTCTGCTCATGGAAGCGGGCGAGGCCATTCGGGGCCATGAATTCCATTATTCCAAACTGACGGCGGACCAGGAGGATTACCCTTATGTTTATCAAACGAAAGGTCTGCGCGGAACGGGATTTGAAGGCTACCTCTCGGATAATGTGATGGCAGGCTACACGCATCTTCATTTTGCGTCCAATCCGAAAGTCGCGGAGCGCTTTATACAGCGCTGCTTACATTACAGCCGGAAAAGAGGCGAGGCCAGTGGAACAGCCTGA
- a CDS encoding bifunctional cobalt-precorrin-7 (C(5))-methyltransferase/cobalt-precorrin-6B (C(15))-methyltransferase translates to MNKRIKIIGIGDEGPVGLSAASLERIHRADVLAGGERHLSFFPDYRGETIILKGGLGSTVERLAELREDKDVVVLASGDPLFYGIASYMVKKLGADAVEVHPYLSSVQLAFARMGESWQDAAMESVHGRTMKGLAQRINGKEKIALLTDHENSPSAIARYLIDFGINEYEAFVVENLGGEHERCGFWTLDEMSRSEFSPLNVVILRRKPGVAAPQLGYGIEDDEFYQRKPEKGLITKKEVRVLSLAELKLKKDSTVWDIGAGSGSVAVECTLSAPYGQVFAIEKNAGDIENIELNRKKFRADFTVIHDKAPSGLDQLPDPDAVFIGGSGGELRELIRICCSRLKAGGRIVVNAATIETLSESQQALADHGFDSRITLVQISRSKPILNMTRFEGLNPIYVITGFAKPGSERGGTEQP, encoded by the coding sequence GTGAATAAGCGCATCAAGATAATTGGTATCGGAGACGAAGGCCCCGTGGGGCTGTCCGCGGCTTCCCTCGAACGGATTCATCGGGCGGATGTGCTTGCCGGGGGCGAGAGACATCTGTCGTTTTTCCCTGATTACCGGGGAGAAACTATTATATTGAAGGGTGGGCTGGGAAGCACTGTCGAACGGCTGGCTGAACTCAGGGAAGACAAAGATGTCGTCGTGCTGGCTTCCGGTGATCCGCTGTTTTACGGTATCGCGAGTTACATGGTGAAGAAGCTGGGTGCGGATGCGGTAGAGGTTCATCCTTATTTAAGCTCGGTGCAGCTGGCCTTTGCCAGAATGGGGGAAAGCTGGCAGGATGCCGCAATGGAAAGCGTCCATGGCCGGACGATGAAAGGGCTGGCGCAGAGAATCAACGGCAAAGAGAAGATTGCCCTGCTGACCGATCACGAGAACAGTCCGTCTGCGATTGCCCGTTATCTGATCGATTTTGGAATCAATGAATATGAGGCTTTTGTTGTGGAAAATTTGGGCGGCGAGCATGAAAGATGCGGATTCTGGACGCTGGACGAGATGTCCCGGTCGGAATTTTCACCCCTGAATGTCGTCATCCTGCGCCGAAAGCCCGGGGTTGCGGCACCGCAGCTCGGATATGGCATAGAGGACGATGAATTTTATCAGCGGAAGCCTGAAAAAGGATTGATTACTAAAAAGGAAGTCCGGGTACTCAGTCTGGCCGAGTTAAAGCTCAAGAAAGACAGCACCGTTTGGGACATTGGAGCCGGCTCTGGATCGGTCGCTGTCGAGTGTACATTGTCGGCGCCTTACGGGCAGGTATTTGCCATCGAGAAAAACGCTGGTGATATAGAGAACATTGAGCTGAACCGGAAGAAATTCCGTGCGGATTTTACGGTGATTCATGACAAAGCCCCTAGTGGCCTTGATCAGCTTCCCGATCCGGATGCGGTATTTATTGGCGGCAGCGGAGGGGAACTGCGGGAGTTGATCCGGATCTGCTGCTCCAGGCTGAAAGCGGGAGGACGTATTGTCGTGAACGCGGCTACGATCGAGACGTTGTCCGAATCCCAGCAGGCGCTCGCCGATCACGGCTTCGATTCCCGGATTACGCTGGTGCAGATTTCGCGCAGCAAGCCGATTTTGAACATGACCCGCTTCGAAGGACTCAATCCCATTTATGTGATCACCGGCTTTGCGAAGCCCGGAAGTGAAAGAGGGGGAACCGAACAACCATGA
- the cobI gene encoding precorrin-2 C(20)-methyltransferase, translating into MTTTAVKTGTLYGIGVGPGDPELITVKAFRLMKECPVIAYPKKRMGGKSYALEIVELYINTAEKEMLGLVFPMTKNQETLDREWSRTVSQCWEHLKEGRDIAFVTEGDPNLYSTFIHMARLVQELHPEVPVLSVPGISSVLGAAARLGLPLADGDEQVAIVPARNDRSAMKKALEDHDAVVFIKVAKVLDLIIDLLEEMELVDKASVVMKVTSSDELIWRNVRELKGQELEYLTLMAVKK; encoded by the coding sequence ATGACAACGACAGCTGTAAAAACAGGAACCTTATATGGGATCGGCGTAGGTCCGGGAGACCCGGAGTTAATCACGGTTAAGGCGTTCCGCTTGATGAAAGAATGTCCGGTTATCGCCTATCCCAAGAAGCGGATGGGGGGCAAATCCTACGCGCTTGAAATCGTAGAATTATATATTAATACAGCGGAAAAAGAAATGCTGGGTCTCGTATTCCCGATGACCAAGAATCAGGAAACCCTTGATAGGGAGTGGAGCCGGACGGTTTCCCAGTGCTGGGAGCACCTGAAGGAAGGGCGCGATATCGCTTTTGTCACGGAAGGCGATCCCAATCTGTACAGCACGTTTATCCATATGGCCCGTCTGGTGCAGGAACTCCATCCCGAAGTCCCTGTCCTTTCCGTTCCAGGCATTTCCTCCGTCCTGGGGGCTGCCGCCCGCCTGGGACTTCCTTTGGCCGACGGAGACGAACAGGTGGCGATTGTTCCAGCCAGGAACGATCGTTCCGCAATGAAGAAAGCCCTTGAAGACCATGATGCGGTTGTGTTCATCAAGGTGGCCAAAGTGCTGGATTTGATTATCGATCTGCTGGAGGAGATGGAGCTTGTAGACAAAGCTTCGGTGGTCATGAAAGTAACCTCTTCTGATGAGCTGATCTGGCGAAATGTGCGGGAATTAAAAGGTCAGGAGCTTGAATATTTGACGTTAATGGCGGTGAAAAAATAG
- the cobO gene encoding cob(I)yrinic acid a,c-diamide adenosyltransferase — protein MEQPDRRTNRKGYTLVYTGDGKGKTTAALGLAVRASGRGYKVLILQFIKSPQRTYGEHIALRKLGVEIRQLGVGFTWTKTPEEHRSALREAWASAREEVLGGDWDVVVLDEINNALAIEKFPVDDVLPLGEVLDLIRQRPKYLHLVLTGRQAKPEILELADLVSEVQAVKHYYKDGVPAVLGIEY, from the coding sequence GTGGAACAGCCTGACCGGAGAACGAACCGCAAGGGCTATACCCTTGTCTATACAGGCGACGGCAAAGGCAAAACGACAGCTGCGCTGGGGCTCGCGGTGCGGGCTTCGGGACGCGGCTACAAAGTGCTGATTCTGCAATTTATCAAATCACCCCAGAGGACATACGGAGAACATATCGCCCTTCGTAAACTAGGGGTGGAGATCCGGCAGCTTGGCGTGGGATTCACCTGGACGAAGACGCCGGAAGAGCACCGCTCCGCACTGCGGGAGGCATGGGCTTCCGCCAGAGAAGAAGTGCTTGGCGGCGATTGGGATGTCGTGGTGCTGGACGAGATCAACAATGCGCTCGCGATTGAGAAATTCCCGGTTGACGACGTCCTTCCCCTTGGCGAAGTGCTGGATTTAATCAGGCAAAGGCCGAAGTATTTGCATCTGGTCCTGACCGGGCGCCAGGCGAAACCGGAAATTCTGGAACTGGCGGACCTGGTGTCCGAGGTTCAGGCGGTTAAGCATTATTACAAAGATGGGGTGCCCGCGGTTCTCGGGATTGAATATTGA
- the cobM gene encoding precorrin-4 C(11)-methyltransferase codes for MKLEPRVYIVGAGPGDPDLITVKGLNILMNADLVLYTDSLVNEQLVARAGSHAKVLQSSGMDLEQMVEVMAEAVLAGKSVARVHTGDPAVYGAILEQMVLLKQRGIAYEIVPGVSSVFAAAAVLGAELTVPDLTQTVILTRAEGRTPVPEREKLRDLASHHCTIALFLSATLAKKVVKEFVEAGWSEDTPVAVVQRATWPDQKIVRTTLRHLNSDLRQAGIRMHAMILAGWALDPGMVDRDEHRSKLYDKSFTHGYRKGQAAYD; via the coding sequence GTGAAGCTTGAACCGAGAGTGTATATTGTCGGCGCCGGTCCGGGAGATCCTGATCTTATTACAGTGAAAGGCCTGAACATCCTGATGAACGCGGATCTCGTCCTGTACACCGATTCGCTCGTCAACGAACAACTTGTCGCCCGTGCCGGCAGTCATGCGAAGGTACTGCAGAGCTCCGGGATGGATCTGGAGCAAATGGTCGAAGTGATGGCGGAGGCCGTCTTGGCCGGAAAAAGCGTAGCCCGCGTACATACGGGCGACCCGGCCGTATATGGCGCGATCCTAGAGCAGATGGTTCTGCTGAAACAGCGCGGTATCGCCTACGAGATCGTGCCGGGAGTCAGCTCTGTCTTTGCTGCGGCTGCCGTGCTGGGCGCCGAATTGACGGTGCCGGATTTGACCCAGACGGTCATCCTGACCCGGGCCGAAGGACGGACGCCCGTACCGGAACGGGAGAAGCTCCGCGACCTCGCCTCCCATCATTGTACGATCGCCCTGTTTTTAAGCGCTACGCTTGCTAAGAAGGTAGTCAAAGAGTTTGTGGAGGCGGGCTGGTCGGAGGACACGCCGGTCGCCGTCGTTCAGCGGGCCACATGGCCGGATCAGAAAATCGTGCGTACGACGCTCCGGCATCTCAACAGCGATTTGCGGCAAGCGGGAATACGCATGCATGCCATGATCCTGGCAGGCTGGGCTCTTGACCCGGGGATGGTTGACCGTGATGAACACCGCTCCAAGCTATATGACAAGTCGTTTACCCACGGTTACCGGAAAGGGCAGGCCGCTTATGACTAA
- a CDS encoding cobalt-precorrin 5A hydrolase has protein sequence MTKPYAAVAITKHGVEMARTLAADFPGTDLYYMSKFARGDETELGYGLFEGSVKLILPDLFKAYKGLIIFISLGAVVRMIAPILEDKKKDPAVIVIDDRGQHVISVLSGHLGGANELTLEVAKALGARPVITTASDVQGTIPVDLFGRGFGWEIESFDKATPVSASVVNEERIAVVQEAGETQWWTYDKPLPPHIAVYGHASEAMQAEFDAALVVTDRLLEAGEEAALLKNGVLYRPKTLVLGIGCNRGTSAEEIEHTIISTLSELRLSVKSVRNAATIVLKKDEEGLLEVCRKNKWKLELYTPDELNEVPLRNPSETVYKYTGAYGVSEPAALRSSGAADWLLEKRKSGNVTISIARVPFPSSGQVRV, from the coding sequence ATGACTAAGCCTTATGCCGCCGTCGCGATCACCAAGCATGGGGTGGAAATGGCCCGAACCTTGGCTGCGGATTTCCCTGGAACCGACCTTTATTATATGAGTAAATTTGCCCGGGGAGATGAGACAGAGCTCGGGTACGGTCTGTTCGAGGGGTCCGTAAAGCTGATCCTGCCGGACCTGTTCAAAGCTTATAAAGGACTTATTATTTTCATATCTCTTGGAGCCGTCGTTCGTATGATCGCTCCGATTCTGGAAGATAAGAAAAAAGATCCTGCGGTCATCGTGATCGATGATCGCGGCCAGCATGTGATCAGCGTGCTTTCGGGCCATCTGGGCGGCGCCAATGAGCTAACGCTGGAGGTGGCGAAAGCGCTCGGCGCCCGTCCTGTCATCACGACCGCATCCGATGTACAGGGGACGATCCCGGTGGATCTGTTCGGACGCGGATTCGGCTGGGAAATCGAAAGCTTTGATAAGGCGACGCCCGTCAGCGCTTCGGTGGTCAATGAGGAGCGGATCGCCGTTGTGCAGGAAGCGGGCGAGACGCAGTGGTGGACCTATGACAAGCCGCTGCCGCCGCATATCGCCGTCTATGGTCACGCCAGTGAAGCGATGCAAGCAGAGTTTGACGCGGCGCTAGTGGTTACGGACCGGCTGCTGGAAGCCGGGGAAGAAGCTGCGCTGCTTAAGAATGGGGTGCTGTACAGGCCCAAGACGCTCGTCCTCGGCATCGGCTGCAACCGGGGGACATCGGCGGAGGAGATCGAGCATACGATCATAAGCACACTGTCAGAGCTCCGGCTGTCCGTTAAAAGCGTCCGCAATGCGGCCACCATCGTGCTGAAAAAGGATGAAGAGGGGCTTCTTGAAGTCTGCCGGAAGAATAAGTGGAAGCTTGAACTGTATACGCCGGACGAGCTGAATGAGGTTCCTCTTCGAAATCCGTCCGAAACGGTGTATAAATATACGGGCGCATATGGTGTCAGTGAGCCTGCGGCGCTCCGCTCATCGGGAGCGGCGGATTGGCTGCTGGAGAAAAGAAAGAGCGGCAACGTCACCATCTCCATCGCCCGCGTCCCATTTCCATCTAGCGGGCAGGTGAGAGTATGA
- a CDS encoding precorrin-8X methylmutase has product MDFKTEFKPLTVQPQEIESKSFEIITEELGEHPFTPEQYPVVQRIIHASADFELGRNIVFHPRAIEAGIAAILGGKKIVADVQMVQVGISKPRIQKFGGSVDVYISDPDVMEEAKRLNTTRAIISMRKAVREAEGGIYAIGNAPTALLELIRMVKEGEAKPDLIIGMPVGFVSAAESKDELRKLDIPFITNLGRKGGSTVVVAAVNALAVMAEKKA; this is encoded by the coding sequence ATGGACTTTAAGACGGAATTTAAACCGCTGACTGTACAGCCTCAGGAGATTGAGAGCAAAAGCTTCGAGATCATCACGGAAGAACTGGGCGAACATCCCTTTACACCCGAGCAGTACCCGGTCGTCCAGCGAATCATTCATGCCTCGGCGGACTTCGAGCTTGGCAGGAATATTGTGTTTCACCCGAGAGCGATTGAAGCGGGAATAGCGGCTATTCTTGGCGGAAAGAAGATCGTTGCCGATGTGCAGATGGTCCAGGTAGGTATCAGCAAGCCGCGCATTCAAAAGTTTGGCGGAAGCGTCGACGTCTACATTTCGGACCCCGATGTGATGGAGGAAGCGAAACGGTTAAATACAACCCGCGCCATCATTTCCATGCGTAAAGCGGTGCGCGAAGCGGAGGGGGGGATTTACGCCATCGGCAACGCCCCTACAGCCCTTCTTGAATTGATCCGTATGGTTAAGGAAGGGGAAGCAAAGCCGGATCTAATTATCGGCATGCCGGTAGGCTTTGTGTCCGCTGCGGAATCGAAGGATGAGCTCCGCAAGCTCGATATTCCGTTTATTACCAACCTTGGGCGGAAGGGCGGCAGTACGGTTGTGGTGGCGGCTGTTAATGCCCTTGCCGTTATGGCGGAGAAAAAAGCGTAA
- a CDS encoding cobalt-precorrin-5B (C(1))-methyltransferase encodes MSDFVEPENNPKEMRHGFTTGACAAAAAKAAVMMLATHTRVNESTIWLPAGFFHTFTILEGEFSRDTAQCATIKDAGDDPDATHKARIVAMAAWTDGSGIELDGGTGVGRVTKPGLPIPVGEAAINPVPRRMIRKEVQEVLEEYGIDRGVKVVISVPGGEEIAKKTLNGRLGIVGGISILGTRGTVVPFSTSAYKASIIQAIQVARASGCTQVVLTTGGSSEKYAMKLNPELSEESFIQMGDFVGFSLKHVKRLGISTVSLVGMIGKFSKVAQGVMMVHSKSAAVDFGFLAKAAAETGASLELQEAILECNTATQAADLVIEAGLPGFFDKLSEYACRHCLEHIGGGVTVEVVLVTMKGEILGREERSE; translated from the coding sequence ATGAGCGATTTTGTGGAACCAGAGAATAATCCTAAAGAGATGCGGCACGGATTTACAACAGGCGCCTGCGCGGCTGCGGCGGCGAAAGCCGCGGTCATGATGCTGGCTACCCATACCCGGGTTAATGAATCCACCATCTGGCTGCCTGCCGGATTTTTCCATACGTTTACTATCCTGGAGGGTGAATTTAGTAGGGATACGGCGCAGTGCGCGACGATCAAGGACGCGGGCGATGACCCGGACGCTACGCATAAGGCAAGAATTGTCGCCATGGCGGCCTGGACAGACGGCAGCGGCATCGAACTTGACGGCGGCACCGGGGTGGGGCGTGTCACCAAGCCGGGGCTTCCGATCCCGGTAGGCGAAGCAGCCATCAATCCGGTTCCCCGCCGGATGATCCGGAAGGAAGTTCAGGAGGTCTTGGAGGAGTACGGCATAGATCGGGGCGTTAAAGTGGTCATTTCCGTGCCCGGCGGAGAAGAAATCGCCAAGAAGACCTTGAACGGCCGGCTGGGCATTGTCGGCGGGATATCGATTTTGGGTACGAGAGGGACCGTGGTGCCGTTTTCCACGTCCGCGTATAAGGCGAGTATTATTCAAGCCATACAGGTGGCGAGGGCTTCCGGCTGCACTCAGGTTGTTCTGACCACAGGCGGCAGCAGCGAGAAATATGCGATGAAGCTAAACCCTGAGCTGAGCGAAGAGTCTTTTATCCAGATGGGCGACTTTGTCGGCTTCTCCCTGAAGCATGTTAAACGCCTCGGAATAAGCACCGTCAGCCTTGTCGGCATGATCGGCAAATTCTCGAAAGTAGCCCAGGGCGTAATGATGGTTCACTCCAAAAGCGCCGCCGTCGATTTCGGTTTTCTGGCTAAGGCCGCTGCCGAGACGGGCGCGTCGCTCGAACTTCAGGAGGCGATTCTGGAGTGCAACACGGCGACTCAAGCTGCCGACCTCGTTATCGAAGCGGGGCTGCCCGGTTTTTTTGATAAGTTAAGTGAATACGCCTGCCGTCACTGTCTTGAGCATATCGGGGGAGGAGTAACGGTTGAAGTCGTGCTGGTCACGATGAAAGGCGAGATATTGGGGAGGGAGGAACGGAGTGAATAA